The following proteins are co-located in the Pomacea canaliculata isolate SZHN2017 linkage group LG8, ASM307304v1, whole genome shotgun sequence genome:
- the LOC112570194 gene encoding uncharacterized protein LOC112570194 isoform X1: MYKHIKAIMPPSSLTGIKRKRELQEEEESRGEQRQSVLDISMVKLRTGPSRRVEPSLRRSVLILNTLKHIEMELKREGVHTTSTVDAMNNIPEMSKTELTLDPLPDISTFIVPHPTSVPVPIENVCSNQEEVGTYCPKDSDRGVISLMPCKSVFGSACESDALSQQLASYFQDMSTTDHIEHVADATQGGDSNNNHLALHVPYFSNSLPLLEDPFSDIDISWDTDMNLVHWSSLPSAAPTTSQAGASGSSTLVSPTRLPSMSIEDIIYSFYPNHLSGPDPAMQASAAVSPPPVLNAQCSTYCRTDSTLDDLDNLMQILVGL; the protein is encoded by the exons ATGTACAAGCACATTAAAG CCATTATGCCTCCCAGCTCCTTAACGGGCATCAAGCGGAAGCGTGAActgcaagaagaagaagagagccGTGGTGAACAGCGCCAGTCAGTTCTGGACATCTCCATGGTTAAGTTACGCACAGGTCCATCCAGGCGTGTAGAACCAAGTTTGCGTCGGTCAGTGCTGATACTCAATACATTGAAACACATTGAAATGGAGCTGAAAAGAGAGGGTGTTCACACCACATCAACTGTAGACGCTATGAATAACATCCCAGAGATGTCTAAGACTGAGCTAACGCTGGATCCCTTGCCAGACATCAGTACATTTATTGTCCCACATCCCACATCCGTCCCAGTGCCAATAGAAAATGTCTGCAGCAATCAAGAGGAGGTTGGCACGTACTGCCCAAAAGATTCAGACCGAGGCGTTATCAGTCTCATGCCCTGTAAGTCCGTGTTTGGGAGTGCTTGTGAGAGTGATGCATTATCTCAACAGTTAGCATCATACTTTCAAGACATGTCAACCACAGATCACATAGAACATGTGGCAGATGCCACTCAGGGTGGGGACTCGAACAACAACCATCTTGCGCTCCATGTGCCTTACTTCAGTAACAGCCTGCCCTTGCTAGAAGATCCTTTCAGCGACATCGATATCTCATGGGACACTGATATGAACCTGGTGCATTGGTCCTCCCTGCCCTCAGCAGCGCCCACCACATCTCAAGCAGGTGCCAGTGGTTCCTCCACTCTTGTGTCTCCCACCAGATTGCCTTCCATGAGCATTGAAGACATCATCTATTCTTTCTATCCAAATCATCTCAGTGGCCCTGATCCTGCCATGCAAGCATCAGCAGCTGTATCACCTCCCCCTGTTCTGAATGCTCAGTGCTCCACTTATTGTCGCACAGACTCTACACTAGATGATCTGGACAACCTTATGCAAATCTTAGTGGGACtatga
- the LOC112570194 gene encoding uncharacterized protein LOC112570194 isoform X2, translated as MPPSSLTGIKRKRELQEEEESRGEQRQSVLDISMVKLRTGPSRRVEPSLRRSVLILNTLKHIEMELKREGVHTTSTVDAMNNIPEMSKTELTLDPLPDISTFIVPHPTSVPVPIENVCSNQEEVGTYCPKDSDRGVISLMPCKSVFGSACESDALSQQLASYFQDMSTTDHIEHVADATQGGDSNNNHLALHVPYFSNSLPLLEDPFSDIDISWDTDMNLVHWSSLPSAAPTTSQAGASGSSTLVSPTRLPSMSIEDIIYSFYPNHLSGPDPAMQASAAVSPPPVLNAQCSTYCRTDSTLDDLDNLMQILVGL; from the coding sequence ATGCCTCCCAGCTCCTTAACGGGCATCAAGCGGAAGCGTGAActgcaagaagaagaagagagccGTGGTGAACAGCGCCAGTCAGTTCTGGACATCTCCATGGTTAAGTTACGCACAGGTCCATCCAGGCGTGTAGAACCAAGTTTGCGTCGGTCAGTGCTGATACTCAATACATTGAAACACATTGAAATGGAGCTGAAAAGAGAGGGTGTTCACACCACATCAACTGTAGACGCTATGAATAACATCCCAGAGATGTCTAAGACTGAGCTAACGCTGGATCCCTTGCCAGACATCAGTACATTTATTGTCCCACATCCCACATCCGTCCCAGTGCCAATAGAAAATGTCTGCAGCAATCAAGAGGAGGTTGGCACGTACTGCCCAAAAGATTCAGACCGAGGCGTTATCAGTCTCATGCCCTGTAAGTCCGTGTTTGGGAGTGCTTGTGAGAGTGATGCATTATCTCAACAGTTAGCATCATACTTTCAAGACATGTCAACCACAGATCACATAGAACATGTGGCAGATGCCACTCAGGGTGGGGACTCGAACAACAACCATCTTGCGCTCCATGTGCCTTACTTCAGTAACAGCCTGCCCTTGCTAGAAGATCCTTTCAGCGACATCGATATCTCATGGGACACTGATATGAACCTGGTGCATTGGTCCTCCCTGCCCTCAGCAGCGCCCACCACATCTCAAGCAGGTGCCAGTGGTTCCTCCACTCTTGTGTCTCCCACCAGATTGCCTTCCATGAGCATTGAAGACATCATCTATTCTTTCTATCCAAATCATCTCAGTGGCCCTGATCCTGCCATGCAAGCATCAGCAGCTGTATCACCTCCCCCTGTTCTGAATGCTCAGTGCTCCACTTATTGTCGCACAGACTCTACACTAGATGATCTGGACAACCTTATGCAAATCTTAGTGGGACtatga